TTTACTTGGGATTAACATTATTTTCAACTTTTATAATCTGGATGGTTTATTTATTAATGTTCATTAACTACCAAGATGTAAATTTAAATATAAGATTAGGAAGTTCAATTATACCATTTATACTCCTATTTATTCCATTATTTTTATTTTTAGGATATGAATATAAAATATTAAAAATATCAACACATGGAATGATAAATGGAACAGATAAAGTTCCAGAATTTAATAATCTAAAAGAAATGTTAATAAATGGAGCAAAAATATTTTGTGTTAAATTTATATATTTCATAATTCCAACAGCAATATTAGCAATTACAAATATAAACTATTTAAATCACATATCTGGAGGAGTAATAGGAACAATAGGTGCAATTATTGCATTAATACTAGGAATAATATTATATTTTATAAGTTCTTTAAGTACAGCAAATATGGCTAATTATGATAATTTTAAAAAAGCTTTTGATATGAAAGAAATAAAAGAAATAATTCAAAACATAGGAATAATAAGATATATATTATTTTACATAGGATTATTAATAATAGAATTCTTAATCGTATTTATATTATCTACAATAGTTATGATAGCTATGATGCTTATTGGAACTACTATAAGTAGTATTGCAGCACAACCATTTTGGTGGGCAGTATTCATTATAACAAATTTTATATTTTGTGTAATAATTGCAATAGCTGAAATATTTAGAACACGTGGAATTGGTTTAATTTATGAACCAATAGAAGAATAAAAAAAAGTGTTATCATTAGATAACACTTAATTTATATTTACATTTTGAGTATAAATTGGATCTCCTTGAATATCATCATAAACTTCCACAACTGCTCTTGTAGGCATTTCATTACCATAATAAAAACCATCAAATGAATAGTTACCTGGATGAACATTATTTCCATTATATGCAATAGAATCATACAATGTTATATTATTTGAATTATAATAAACCACTTTAACTTCAACATAATCAAAATCTTTATCAATATTTAATGTTCCTGTTAAATCACCAGAAGTAGTCCCATATTCATTAGATATAGATGCACTTAATCCACTTAAAGAAACTGAATCAGAAGCAGTCATACTATCTAAAACACCAAGACCAGCAGTAATAAGTAAAAATAATATAATGATAATAACAGTTAAAACAGGAATTAAAGTAATTTTTTTATCATTATCTATAACTTCAGGTTTGGTTTGCATATATTCTACAATTGCCAAAACACCAGCAACAATAAACATAACACAACCAATTACTCCATAGTTTCCAATAATTATAAAAAGACCAATACCAAGAATCATATATTGAATTGCAGCTATTTTAATATTCATTTTAGAAATATAAATTCCTAAAATTCCTAAAATAGCTATAATTATTGCTAATGAACCATAAAATACAAAATCTGGAACTATTCCAGATAAACTAACTACATTC
This region of uncultured Methanobrevibacter sp. genomic DNA includes:
- a CDS encoding DUF4013 domain-containing protein; this encodes MILDIYNDSIKYSIKNSKSIFYLGLTLFSTFIIWMVYLLMFINYQDVNLNIRLGSSIIPFILLFIPLFLFLGYEYKILKISTHGMINGTDKVPEFNNLKEMLINGAKIFCVKFIYFIIPTAILAITNINYLNHISGGVIGTIGAIIALILGIILYFISSLSTANMANYDNFKKAFDMKEIKEIIQNIGIIRYILFYIGLLIIEFLIVFILSTIVMIAMMLIGTTISSIAAQPFWWAVFIITNFIFCVIIAIAEIFRTRGIGLIYEPIEE